TGTGCGGCGACCTGCGCAGACACCGGGAAACCGCACAGGGCATCTGTGACGGACTCGGTGCTGATACCGACCGGTTGCAGGAACTGCCGCAATTGAACGAGTTTGATTTCAAGCGGGTGATGCAGGCCTATGAGGCGAGCAATCCCGGGGTGATGCCGGGGCCAGGGGCGGCGCGCGCGGATTACTACCGTGTGCTGAAGCAGGCCATGCACGCCTGGTCCGTCGGCGAAATACACGCGGCGGAAACCTGGCAGGAGTTTGAACAGCGTATTGAGGAAGTACTGGGAATCATCGCCGCTGGCGCCAGTCGCGGCAGAACCCTGGTGGTCAGTTCCGGCGGCGCCATTGCGATGATGGTGCGGCAGATTCTGGGAGCGCCGGCCCACGGTGTGATTCAGTTGAATATGCAGATCAAGAATACCGCAGTCAGCCATTTTTTTGCCGGCCGCAGCGGCCTCAGTCTGCACAGTTTCAATCATGTGCCACACCTGGACAGCGGGCAGCGGCGTCAGTACATCACTTACAGCTAAATTCACCCGTTAAAT
This is a stretch of genomic DNA from Microbulbifer bruguierae. It encodes these proteins:
- a CDS encoding histidine phosphatase family protein produces the protein MPEIFAVRHGQASFGSDNYDQLSELGWQQARWLGEHWAEAGEQFDHIVCGDLRRHRETAQGICDGLGADTDRLQELPQLNEFDFKRVMQAYEASNPGVMPGPGAARADYYRVLKQAMHAWSVGEIHAAETWQEFEQRIEEVLGIIAAGASRGRTLVVSSGGAIAMMVRQILGAPAHGVIQLNMQIKNTAVSHFFAGRSGLSLHSFNHVPHLDSGQRRQYITYS